Proteins co-encoded in one Planctomycetia bacterium genomic window:
- a CDS encoding SH3 domain-containing protein yields the protein MARLTKLSLLVAALCLQLAGAGSFDTSYGAEPAAQFPYSAFVAPTEAPVRSGPGETYYPVLNLKLGDAVEVWRQDPGGWLAVRPPEGAFSWVSADFIQQTGEKTGRVVGNEVNARVGTKFSDLRDAIQVQLSAGDEVDILESRTLRTGDQETLWYKILPPAGEFRWIAARHVVLHPSQLPAAALPNLATGAGSGEIQPVSFNAPVGEARAPSSDLLADLRRLPADASVDTQLDEMELVLSRMVTTEPTAWSFDELKQRAETLVERSQTAVERSRARMYLGKLARFEDIRKRYSSIVQLREQTATVDRELTKPQPAAVAASTATPTVATTPIMPEPEAPAVVRAGVDVSRYDGVGRLMQVVNAKAGSPNYALANASGQIAAYVVAAPGMNLRQYLGLDVGVSGIRGFVTDQRIEQITAKHIDVLGNRSAEAGSRTRRK from the coding sequence ATGGCTCGACTTACGAAACTTTCGTTGCTCGTCGCTGCGCTTTGTTTACAACTCGCTGGCGCCGGCTCGTTCGACACGTCTTACGGAGCCGAGCCTGCCGCGCAGTTTCCCTACTCGGCGTTCGTCGCCCCTACGGAAGCGCCGGTTCGTTCCGGTCCGGGCGAAACGTACTATCCCGTGCTGAACCTAAAGCTCGGCGATGCCGTGGAAGTTTGGCGGCAAGATCCGGGCGGTTGGCTGGCAGTGCGGCCGCCTGAGGGGGCGTTTAGTTGGGTCTCGGCCGACTTCATTCAACAGACCGGCGAGAAGACCGGGCGCGTCGTCGGCAACGAAGTGAACGCGCGGGTCGGCACGAAGTTCAGCGATCTGCGCGATGCGATCCAGGTGCAACTCAGTGCCGGCGACGAGGTCGACATTCTTGAAAGTCGCACGCTGCGCACCGGCGATCAAGAGACGCTGTGGTACAAGATTTTGCCGCCGGCCGGTGAGTTTCGCTGGATCGCGGCGCGGCATGTCGTGTTGCATCCTTCGCAACTCCCGGCGGCTGCCCTGCCGAACTTGGCGACCGGTGCGGGCTCCGGCGAGATTCAGCCGGTTTCGTTCAACGCACCCGTCGGCGAAGCGAGAGCTCCGTCGAGCGATCTGCTGGCCGATTTGCGTCGGTTGCCGGCCGATGCTTCCGTCGACACGCAACTCGATGAAATGGAATTGGTCCTCTCGCGCATGGTGACGACCGAACCGACCGCCTGGAGCTTCGACGAGTTGAAGCAACGGGCCGAAACGCTCGTGGAACGCTCGCAAACTGCCGTGGAGCGGAGTCGGGCCCGAATGTATCTCGGGAAGCTTGCGCGTTTCGAGGACATTCGCAAACGGTACTCGTCGATCGTGCAACTGCGCGAACAAACGGCGACGGTCGATCGCGAACTCACGAAACCACAACCGGCCGCAGTTGCCGCAAGCACGGCAACACCGACGGTCGCAACAACGCCAATCATGCCGGAACCGGAAGCTCCCGCGGTCGTGAGAGCCGGCGTGGATGTGTCGCGCTACGATGGGGTCGGGCGGTTGATGCAAGTGGTCAACGCCAAGGCCGGGAGCCCGAACTATGCGCTCGCCAACGCCTCGGGCCAGATCGCGGCCTATGTGGTCGCCGCGCCGGGAATGAACTTGCGGCAATACCTCGGCCTCGACGTCGGGGTGAGCGGCATTCGCGGCTTCGTCACCGATCAGCGAATCGAACAGATCACGGCCAAGCATATCGACGTGCTCGGCAACCGGTCGGCGGAAGCAGGCTCGCGGACGCGCCGCAAGTAA
- the leuS gene encoding leucine--tRNA ligase — translation MPRYNPAVVEPKWQRYWSERKTFAAPRLPLGPKCYVLDMFPYPSGDGLHVGHPEGYTATDIVCRFERMNGKSVVHPMGWDAFGLPAEQHAIKTQQPPRTTTERNIATFRRQLKMLGFSYDWDRELSTTDVEYFRWTQWIFLQLFDTWYDAAQQKGRPIGELPIPPDVSAAGDLEVEKYRDDHRLAYQSFAPVNWCPALGTVLANEEVQGGVSERGGHPVVRIPLRQWMLRITAYADRLENDLAGLDWSDSIKALQRNWIGRSTGAEVDFFIGRDAKNGKPNPQEFKHWRDNRAAAGFPRTAGPEVVRVFTTRPDTLYGATYLVVAPEHPLVARLTTPDRAADVQAYCEKAARKSDLDRQDASKTKTGVFTGSFAANPANNRPVPIWIADYVLAGYGTGAIMAVPAHDVRDYEFAKQFELPIVPVVDPGDKDPALRAEVLAGSVCFAEYGTAINSSEYDGTPTLEFKQKITAELAKRGSAREAVNYKLRDWLFSRQHFWGEPFPILHELDDAGNATGRLRAVEAKDLPVNLPTMTEFKPHGRVDPPLEEAPQDWLYITVDGKRYKRETNTMPQWAGSCWYFLRFLDPKNTERLIDPEIEKAWMPVDLYIGGAEHAVLHLLYARFWQKVLFDRGIVSMAEPFQKLVNQGMILGELEITGYQTSTGAWVSAKDAKEGDDEKPVDRRTGEPLKSVSVPAVDTKKDGESFVLAADPSIRLDSRSYKMSKSRGNVVNPDAVVKEYGADSLRLYEMFMGPLEQVKPWATSGVNGVRGFLDRVWRMIVNDKAEANELHSAVQPIALNEEQNRVLHRTIRDVTLDIRRLQFNTAIAKMMEFTNFYTGCEVRPREAMEKIVLLLAPFAPHAAEELWEILGHGPTLAYEPWPVYDDALIRESSIEVPVQILGKVRSRVVVAADADDATLEAAARADEKIAPLLEGKTVVKTIIVPKRLINFVVK, via the coding sequence ATGCCGCGCTACAATCCCGCCGTCGTCGAACCGAAATGGCAACGATACTGGTCCGAACGGAAGACGTTCGCCGCCCCGCGCTTGCCGCTCGGGCCGAAGTGTTACGTCTTGGATATGTTCCCCTATCCGAGCGGCGACGGCCTGCACGTCGGCCATCCCGAGGGCTACACGGCGACCGATATCGTCTGCCGCTTCGAGCGGATGAACGGCAAGAGCGTCGTCCACCCGATGGGCTGGGACGCCTTCGGCCTGCCCGCCGAGCAACATGCGATCAAGACGCAGCAGCCTCCGCGCACGACCACGGAGCGGAACATCGCCACGTTCCGCCGGCAACTCAAGATGCTCGGCTTCAGCTACGACTGGGACCGCGAACTTTCCACCACGGACGTCGAATACTTCCGTTGGACCCAATGGATTTTTCTCCAACTCTTCGACACTTGGTACGACGCCGCGCAACAGAAGGGGCGCCCGATCGGGGAACTGCCGATCCCGCCCGACGTTTCGGCGGCCGGTGATCTGGAAGTCGAAAAATATCGAGACGACCATCGCCTCGCCTATCAATCGTTTGCCCCGGTGAATTGGTGCCCGGCCTTGGGCACCGTGCTGGCGAACGAAGAAGTGCAGGGGGGCGTGAGCGAACGGGGCGGGCATCCGGTCGTGCGCATTCCGCTCCGGCAATGGATGCTCCGCATCACGGCCTATGCCGACCGGTTGGAAAACGATCTCGCAGGGCTCGACTGGTCGGACAGCATCAAAGCGCTGCAGCGCAATTGGATCGGCCGAAGCACGGGTGCCGAGGTCGACTTCTTCATCGGCCGCGATGCGAAGAACGGCAAGCCGAACCCGCAAGAGTTTAAGCACTGGCGCGACAACCGCGCCGCGGCCGGCTTCCCGCGCACGGCGGGTCCGGAAGTGGTGCGCGTCTTCACGACCCGTCCCGACACGCTCTACGGCGCAACGTATCTGGTCGTCGCTCCCGAGCACCCATTGGTCGCACGGCTGACGACTCCCGATCGCGCGGCCGATGTGCAAGCCTATTGCGAAAAAGCGGCCCGGAAGAGCGATCTCGACCGCCAAGACGCTTCGAAAACGAAGACGGGAGTCTTCACCGGTTCGTTTGCGGCGAACCCGGCGAACAACCGACCGGTCCCGATCTGGATCGCCGATTATGTGCTCGCCGGATACGGCACCGGCGCGATCATGGCCGTGCCTGCACACGATGTGCGCGACTATGAATTCGCCAAGCAATTCGAGTTGCCGATCGTCCCCGTCGTCGATCCCGGCGACAAAGACCCGGCCTTGCGGGCCGAGGTGCTGGCGGGAAGCGTCTGCTTCGCCGAATACGGCACGGCCATCAACTCCAGCGAGTACGACGGCACGCCGACGCTGGAATTCAAACAGAAGATCACGGCCGAGCTTGCGAAGCGCGGCAGCGCGCGCGAAGCGGTGAACTACAAACTCCGCGACTGGCTCTTTAGCCGGCAACATTTCTGGGGTGAGCCGTTCCCGATTCTCCACGAACTCGACGACGCCGGAAACGCGACCGGCCGACTTCGGGCCGTCGAGGCGAAGGACTTGCCGGTGAACTTGCCGACGATGACGGAGTTCAAACCGCACGGCCGTGTCGACCCGCCGCTCGAAGAAGCGCCGCAGGACTGGCTCTACATCACCGTTGACGGCAAGCGCTACAAGCGCGAGACGAATACGATGCCGCAATGGGCCGGATCGTGCTGGTATTTTCTGCGTTTTCTCGACCCGAAGAACACCGAACGCTTGATCGACCCGGAGATCGAAAAGGCCTGGATGCCGGTCGATTTGTACATCGGCGGGGCTGAGCATGCCGTGCTGCATCTGCTCTATGCTCGGTTCTGGCAGAAGGTGTTGTTCGATCGGGGCATCGTCTCGATGGCCGAGCCGTTTCAGAAGCTCGTCAATCAAGGAATGATTCTCGGCGAACTCGAAATTACCGGCTACCAGACCTCGACCGGAGCCTGGGTGAGCGCGAAGGATGCGAAAGAAGGAGACGACGAAAAGCCGGTCGATCGCCGCACGGGCGAGCCGCTGAAATCCGTCAGCGTGCCCGCCGTCGATACGAAAAAGGATGGCGAGTCGTTCGTCCTCGCGGCCGATCCGTCGATCCGGCTCGATTCCCGTTCGTACAAAATGTCGAAAAGCCGGGGCAACGTCGTGAACCCCGACGCCGTGGTGAAGGAATACGGAGCCGATTCCTTGCGGCTCTACGAAATGTTTATGGGCCCGCTCGAGCAAGTGAAGCCGTGGGCGACGAGCGGCGTGAACGGCGTGCGCGGGTTTCTGGACCGCGTTTGGCGCATGATCGTCAACGATAAGGCCGAGGCCAATGAACTGCACTCGGCCGTGCAACCGATCGCGCTCAATGAAGAGCAGAACCGCGTGTTGCACCGGACGATTCGCGATGTGACGCTCGACATTCGTCGGCTGCAGTTCAACACGGCGATCGCGAAGATGATGGAGTTCACCAACTTCTACACCGGCTGCGAGGTTCGCCCGCGCGAGGCAATGGAGAAGATCGTGCTGTTGCTCGCGCCGTTTGCTCCGCACGCGGCAGAAGAACTGTGGGAAATCCTCGGCCACGGGCCGACGCTCGCCTACGAGCCGTGGCCGGTCTACGACGATGCGCTGATCCGCGAATCGTCGATCGAGGTCCCCGTGCAGATTCTGGGCAAAGTGCGCAGCCGGGTGGTCGTCGCAGCCGACGCCGACGACGCGACGCTCGAAGCCGCAGCCCGAGCCGATGAGAAGATCGCGCCGCTATTGGAGGGGAAGACCGTCGTGAAGACGATCATCGTCCCGAAGCGGCTGATCAACTTCGTAGTGAAGTAG